AATCGGGCGGTCGCCGCATCAAGCGTTCGCTTTTTATTGACCAGCAGAGCATCCGCTTTTTGACGCCTGAGGAAATTGAAAAGTTCATGAAGATTGATGTGCTGCGCCCGTACTTGGAACAAAAGTTAAGTGAAATCGGTGAAGGTTCGGGTGTGTCGGAAAATGTCACAGTAACAAAGCTGAATGGCCGCCATTTGACAAACATCGGAACGTTCAGGGCTTACTGCACGGCGTATCTCCGCAGTCGTAAGACGATTGCTCAAGACATGACGCTCATGACGCGCCAACTTGCGCCAACGCCGACGGGGCTCCCGCTTGAAATCTATGCGTTTGCCAATACGGTGGAGTGGATTGAATACGAAAATATCCAGTCCGATATTTTTGATTTTCTGATTGCATCGCTCCCGGAATTTGGGCTTTCGCTGTACCAGTACGCAAACCGCGTGCCGTAATTTTTTTCTACATTCGTCAATATGGATATTAATGAATGGCGCATTCGCATTGACGAACTTAATGATGAACTGATGTCGCTCCTCAACAAGAGGGCTACATACGCTGCTGAAATTGGGAAAATCAAGAAACAGAAAGGTTTGCCCGTTTTTGATGAAGGTCGCGAACAGTCTGTCTTGAATTTGGTCGCCGAGAAGGCCGCAAAGGCCGGTGGCCCGCTTTCTCCGGAATCGTTCCAGAATATTTTCCGAGTCATCATGGAAGAAACTCGCAAGGTGGAAGAATAATGGTCGGTCGCATTACCATGGTGGGGTTTGGCCTTTTGGCAAGCTCGATTGCTGCTGCCATCAAACAGGCTAAGCTTCCGACGAAGATTCGTGCTGTAAGTTCACCTGCAACGCTCAAACGTGCTCGTGAACTTGAACTTGCCGATGAATTTTTTGAATACGACGAGACTGAAAAATGGGCGAAGGATAGCGACCTGATTTTGCTCTGTGCGCCGATCCTCCACATTTTGAAGATGATTGATGCTCTCGGTAAAGTTTCGTGGGCAGGTACTAATGCTGGCCGAGAAATCTTGGTGAGCGATATCGGTTCGACGAAAGTTGAAATTTGCAAGGCGGGCGTTCGCTTGCCCTCGCCGTTCCGCTTTGTCGGTAGCCATCCGATGGCGGGGTCCGAAAAACGCACTTGCGAATACAACGATCCTGCGATTTTTGAAAATGCGTACTGGTTCGTCTGTCCGCCGGATGGAACGCTTGAATCTGTTTATGCCCCGCTTCTGGAAATTATCCGCTTTGTAGGCGCAAATCCTGTCGTGTTCCCGCCGGAACATCACGACCGCACGATGGCGTGGGTGAGTCACATGCCGCAGATGCTGAGCTCGACACTCGCCGGGAACTTGCCGGAACGTTTGCTCAAGCATAATTATCAGCATTTTGCAGGCCGTGCTTTCCGCGACATGACGCGCATTGCCGCCTCGGGCTGGGGAATGTGGCACGATATCGCCGTGACGAATCGTGACGAGACGACTCGCGCCCTTTGCGAAGTCCGCGATGGCCTCGACAAGACGATTGCGGCGATGAACGGACTCAACGTCGTGAAAGACGGTAAGCCTGCTTCTGGCAATTTTGAAAACGACGAGCAGAGCGTGGTTGCCGATAATTCGCAGGCGCTTGCCGATATTTTCAAGGCGGGGAACGATGGCCGTGCAAGCTTGTTTGCTCCGGGTCGCAATAACACCAACTCGTTCTACGAAATTACGGTCCAGCTCAAGGATAAGCCGGGCGCTCTGTTGAGCGTGATGCAGCCGCTTGCCGAAGAAGGTATCAACATTCGCGACATAGAACTGATGAAGGTTCGCGAAAATGTGGCGGGTACACTTTTGCTTGCGTTCAAAACCGAAGAAGAAGCTGCCCGAGCCGTAAAGACTCTGCGATATTTGGAATACGAAGTTAAAGAAAGACGTTAATTTGCTTAAGGAATAGACG
The Fibrobacter sp. UBA4297 genome window above contains:
- a CDS encoding chorismate mutase; translation: MDINEWRIRIDELNDELMSLLNKRATYAAEIGKIKKQKGLPVFDEGREQSVLNLVAEKAAKAGGPLSPESFQNIFRVIMEETRKVEE
- a CDS encoding prephenate dehydrogenase/arogenate dehydrogenase family protein produces the protein MVGRITMVGFGLLASSIAAAIKQAKLPTKIRAVSSPATLKRARELELADEFFEYDETEKWAKDSDLILLCAPILHILKMIDALGKVSWAGTNAGREILVSDIGSTKVEICKAGVRLPSPFRFVGSHPMAGSEKRTCEYNDPAIFENAYWFVCPPDGTLESVYAPLLEIIRFVGANPVVFPPEHHDRTMAWVSHMPQMLSSTLAGNLPERLLKHNYQHFAGRAFRDMTRIAASGWGMWHDIAVTNRDETTRALCEVRDGLDKTIAAMNGLNVVKDGKPASGNFENDEQSVVADNSQALADIFKAGNDGRASLFAPGRNNTNSFYEITVQLKDKPGALLSVMQPLAEEGINIRDIELMKVRENVAGTLLLAFKTEEEAARAVKTLRYLEYEVKERR